In Erwinia pyrifoliae DSM 12163, the genomic window CAGCCCCCAGACGCCAAGCGTTGCCAGCGGCAGCATTAGCATCAGCGTGCTACGGATCCGCCAGCGCAGTGGCAGCGTTTTAGACAGGGAACGCCAACTCATCAGGCCGCTACGCACAATCAACCCTTTATGGAATCGCAGCCCTTTGGCTCTTCCTGCACGGAATTTCTCATATAGCCTCTCCGTGGCGCGGATCTCCTGCTGGTTGGGTTTGGTTCGTACTGACATAAAGCCCTTTACATGACCATCGCGCACCACCGGGATGGCGTTGGCTCGCACCCAATAGTGGTCACCATTCTTGCGGCGGTTCTTCACAAGGGCCGTCCATGGCTCGCCTTGTTTCAGCGTCGACCACATATCGGCAAAGGCTTCCGGCGGCATATCCGGGTGGCGCACGATATTATGTGGCTCGCCGTTAATCTCTTCAGACGTGAAGCCGCTGACCTCAATAAAGGCATCGTTGGCGTAGGTGATAACGCTGTTAGCGTCGGTTGTTGACATCAATGTCGCATCGTCGTCGAAAACATATTCTTGCTGAGTAACGGGAAGGTTGTTGCGCATAAATCAAATCCTTTTAATGGATCAGCGTAAGGTTGGCAGGAAAAAACGATAATTTATTTTATGTTTTCGGCAGACATGAACATTTCTTTAGCGAATTGAAGGAATTTTGTTAATGGGAAAAACGAAGCACATGGACACAGGCGCTCTGGAGCGAGCCAAACGTTCAGCTAACTGCGCAGACGGACATCTTCATTAAAAATATTCTTAAGACTAATTTATAGTCTGTGCTGTTTGGATCAGCAAAAAAATTACAGCTTAGATGAAGGGTGTTACCAGAAGGGGGCATTCGCCAGCCAGCACGGGCAGACGAAACGAGCCGGGGAGGATCCCCGGCTCGTTAGCTTATCAGACTGAAGGCAGGCTCTTCAGCTTTACCTCAAAGGCAGCTGCCTTTGAGGCATCAAACTGGTTTTCCCACTTGGCAATGACCAACACCGCCAGCGCATTACCCACCACGTTGAGCGCGGTACGCGCCATATCGAGGATACGGTCTACGCCGGCAATAAATGCCAGCCCTTCCAGCGGAATACCGACGCTGCCCAATGTGGCCAGCAACACCACGAAGGAAACACCGGGAACACCGGCGATCCCTTTTGAGGTCACCATAAGCGTCAGTACCAGTATCACTTCCTGGCCGATCGACATGTCAATACCGTACAGCTGGGCAATAAAGATCGCCGCGATGCTTTGGTAAAGCGTGGAGCCGTCGAGGTTAAACGAATAGCCGGTCGGTACCACGAAGCTGGTGATCGACTTCGGCGCGCCGTAGGCCTCCATCTTCTGCATGATACGAGGCAGCACGGTCTCAGAACTGGCGGTGGAGAACGCGAGGATCAGTTCATCCTTAAGGATGCGTATCAGAGTGGTGATTCGCAGCTTACACAAGCGTGCAACGGCCCCGAGAACGATCAGAGCGAAGAACAGGATGGCAAAGTACACCAGCAGCACCAGCTTCGCTAAAGGCAGCAGTGAAGCAAAGCCAAAGTTAGCTACGGTGACCGAAATCAGCGCGAATACCCCTACCGGCGCATAACGCATGATCATATTGGTGACTTTGAACATCGTTTCCGACGTGGAGCGGAACACTTTCACCAGCGGCTCACGATGTTCAGCAGGCAGTGAAGAGAGACCGAGGCCAAACAGCACCGAGAAGAAGATGACAGGCAGCATCTCACCCTTGGCAATCGCCGCAAAAATATTCTGCGGGATCAACGACAGGATGGTGGCAACCAGGCTATGGGGTTGTCCCTGCACCTGCGCCGTTGTGGCTTCATATTTAGAGATGTCCACCGTTGCCAGCGTAGACATATCGATGCCTGATCCGGGTTGGAACACGTTCGCCAGAGTAATTCCTGCCACAATGGCAATGGTGGTGATCACTTCGAAGTAGAGGATGGTTTTGACGCCGATCCGCCCGAGTTTTTTCGCATCACCGACGCCGGCAATACCGACAATCAATGTAGAAATCACGATCGGTACGACGATCATTTTAATCAGATGAATAAAGATATCACCTGCCGGGCTGAGAATGTTAGTGACTAGCCATTCACGATTTTCCGGCTGGTTATGCAGCACGGCACCAACGATGATCCCCAGTACTAACGCAATCAGTATTTGCCAGGCAAGGCTGAATTTTACTGCTTTCATAACTTGTCTTTTTCCTTAACAAAACCTGCTTTCCGCGTGGTGCATACGGCGTGAATGACACTCAAAGGAGGCTGACCGATATCCGGCAATTCACAGGTAATTGATGGGTGGTGCCTGAATAGAGGCGCGTAATCAGTACCATTTCCGATAGTGTGAATGCAACCCTACGTGGTATGTGGCTACTTACTTTGCTTCCGGCAGGATAAAAGCCGGATGGCGAAAAATAAAAATAACTCGTTGTTCTGGAAAGTAATATTTTTCTTCCGTAACGCATAGCTATGCAAAACACATCCATTTCCCCGCAGAAACTAAATGGACTATATGCTTATTTTTTAGGCAACACAGCGGCAGTTTTAGGAATGTTGTTATGGTTTCCCTGACTTTTTGTCATGCATTTGTGTATTCCATCTGCGTGATCTGCCGCGCAAAAAGAAAACAAAGCCATGATTATACCTCCCTTTAACCTTTGATTGACATATCATCAACAATCTTCAAGGAGGGCAGCCATGAGCCATGCACATATTTACCCTATCCCGGCCAACATTGCGCAAAATACGCTGATTAATCCCCGGCAATATCATTCAATGTATCAACAATCGGTACAGGATCCCGAGGCATTTTGGGGGGAGCAAGGCAAGATTGTTGACTGGATAAAACCTTACGCTACGGTAAAGAACACCTCCTTTGCCCCTGGCAACATCTCAATTCGCTGGTATGAGGACGGCACGCTAAACCTGGCCGCTAACTGCCTCGACCGGCATCTGGCGGCGCGCGGCGACCACCCGGCGATGATCTGGGAAGGGGATGACGCCAGCGAAAGCAAAACCATCACCTACCGCGAACTGCATCACGACGTATGTCGCTTTTCCAACGCCCTGAAAGCGCTGGGAATCCATAAAGGCGATGTGGTAGCGATCTATATGCCAATGGTGCCAGAAGCCGCCGTGGCCATGCTGGCCTGCGCGCGCATCGGTGCCGTGCATTCGGTTATCTTCGGCGGTTTTTCACCGGAAGCCGTTGCCGGGCGAATTATCGACAGCCACGCCCGCCTGGTGATCACCGCCGACGAAGGCGTGCGTGCCGGACGCACCATTCCGCTGAAGAAAAACGTCGATGATGCACTGAATAATCCTGGCGTGACCAGCGTCGACAACGTCATTGTCCTCAGGCGCACCGGCAAAGATATTAGCTGGCACCACGGCCGTGATCTTTGGTGGCATGAGCAGGTGAACAGTGCCAGCGAGCAGCATCAGCCTGAAGAGATGAACGCGGAAGACCCATTATTTATCCTGTATACCTCCGGTTCTACCGGCAAACCAAAGGGGGTGCTGCATACCACCGGCGGTTATCTGGTTTATGCAGCGACCACCTTCAAATACGTCTTCGATTATCACCCGGAGGATATCTACTGGTGTACCGCCGATGTCGGTTGGATTACCGGACACAGTTACCTGCTGTATGG contains:
- the gltP gene encoding glutamate/aspartate:proton symporter GltP, producing MKAVKFSLAWQILIALVLGIIVGAVLHNQPENREWLVTNILSPAGDIFIHLIKMIVVPIVISTLIVGIAGVGDAKKLGRIGVKTILYFEVITTIAIVAGITLANVFQPGSGIDMSTLATVDISKYEATTAQVQGQPHSLVATILSLIPQNIFAAIAKGEMLPVIFFSVLFGLGLSSLPAEHREPLVKVFRSTSETMFKVTNMIMRYAPVGVFALISVTVANFGFASLLPLAKLVLLVYFAILFFALIVLGAVARLCKLRITTLIRILKDELILAFSTASSETVLPRIMQKMEAYGAPKSITSFVVPTGYSFNLDGSTLYQSIAAIFIAQLYGIDMSIGQEVILVLTLMVTSKGIAGVPGVSFVVLLATLGSVGIPLEGLAFIAGVDRILDMARTALNVVGNALAVLVIAKWENQFDASKAAAFEVKLKSLPSV